A region from the Paenibacillus humicola genome encodes:
- the ppk1 gene encoding polyphosphate kinase 1, producing MNKLLSRYLNRDLSWIEFNRRVLEEAQDPDNPLLERAKFLAIFAGNLDEFMSVRVAGIQDQMKAGYTKKDFTGYTPAGLWKRILKRTAHMVADQYKTYRDVMRGLSRAGICLRTLGELTAAQTKAIDDYFREIVFPVLTPMAVDQSRPFPLLHSKELYLSVLLRREDDPPEEEPYFAIVQVPSILQRLVAVPGRANSRKAEFVFLEDLIERHIGTLFNGYTTAGVHPFRLTRNADLTLNEEGAEDLLEEIEKELRRRRWGMPVRLEYARGMHPYALRMLKEELELGENTIEIEGPLDLGFLMRFAGSLQGYESLRFERMEPVYPREVEEADDLFALLRERDVLVYHPYESFEAVDDFVMEAAYDPDVLAIKMTLYRVSGQSALIQALAKAGESGKQVTVVVELKARFDEERNIAWARQLEKAGCHVVYGLVGLKTHAKITLVVRREQHTLRRYVHVGTGNYNGNTAKLYTDIGLFTSHPVIGADASALFNEVTGYSSPYEWKAFGVAPNDLKQKLFGLIDREIGYAKEGRPAHIIAKMNSLSNQEMIDKLYEASQAGVRIELIVRGVCCLRPGVPGLSEHIRVISIVDRFLEHSRIIYFRGGGAEDVYLSSADWMTRNLTRRIELMCPVFDAGLRGMLVGILRLNLSDNRKARELQPGGNYERVQDETAPPIRSQFEAQRIESWKG from the coding sequence ATGAACAAGCTGCTATCCCGGTACCTCAACCGCGACCTGAGCTGGATCGAGTTTAACCGGCGCGTGCTGGAAGAGGCGCAGGATCCGGACAATCCGCTGCTCGAACGGGCAAAATTTCTGGCGATTTTCGCGGGCAATCTGGACGAATTTATGAGCGTCCGCGTTGCCGGCATTCAGGACCAGATGAAGGCAGGCTATACGAAAAAAGATTTTACCGGCTATACGCCGGCCGGTTTATGGAAACGGATTTTAAAGCGGACGGCGCATATGGTGGCGGACCAATATAAAACGTACCGCGACGTCATGCGGGGACTGTCGCGGGCCGGCATCTGCCTGCGGACGCTCGGCGAGCTGACCGCCGCCCAAACGAAAGCGATCGATGATTATTTTCGCGAGATCGTCTTTCCCGTTCTGACGCCGATGGCCGTCGATCAGAGCCGCCCGTTCCCTCTGCTGCATTCGAAAGAGCTGTATTTGTCCGTCCTGCTGCGCCGGGAGGACGATCCGCCGGAGGAAGAACCTTATTTCGCCATCGTGCAGGTGCCGTCGATCCTGCAGCGTTTGGTCGCCGTTCCGGGCCGGGCGAACAGCAGGAAGGCCGAATTCGTTTTTCTGGAAGATTTGATAGAACGGCATATCGGCACGCTCTTTAACGGTTATACGACGGCAGGGGTCCATCCGTTTCGTTTGACGCGAAACGCCGATTTGACGCTGAACGAGGAAGGCGCCGAGGATTTGCTGGAGGAGATCGAGAAGGAGCTGCGCCGCCGCCGCTGGGGAATGCCCGTCCGGCTTGAATATGCCCGCGGCATGCATCCGTATGCGCTGCGCATGCTGAAGGAGGAGCTCGAGCTGGGCGAAAACACGATTGAAATCGAAGGCCCGCTCGACCTTGGCTTTCTGATGCGGTTCGCGGGATCGCTGCAGGGCTATGAATCGCTTCGCTTCGAACGGATGGAGCCCGTCTATCCCCGCGAAGTTGAAGAAGCGGACGACCTGTTCGCACTGCTTCGCGAGCGGGACGTGCTCGTCTATCATCCGTACGAATCGTTCGAAGCGGTGGACGATTTCGTGATGGAAGCGGCTTATGACCCGGATGTGCTCGCGATCAAAATGACCCTGTACCGGGTCAGCGGCCAATCGGCTCTTATCCAAGCGCTTGCGAAAGCGGGCGAATCGGGCAAGCAGGTGACGGTCGTCGTGGAGCTGAAGGCGCGGTTCGACGAGGAGCGGAACATCGCCTGGGCGCGCCAGCTGGAGAAAGCCGGCTGCCACGTCGTATACGGTCTCGTCGGTTTGAAGACGCATGCCAAAATTACGCTGGTCGTCCGCCGCGAGCAGCATACGCTTCGCCGCTACGTCCACGTCGGCACGGGAAACTATAACGGCAATACGGCCAAGCTGTATACCGATATCGGGCTGTTTACGTCTCATCCGGTCATCGGCGCCGACGCTTCCGCGCTGTTCAACGAGGTGACCGGGTATTCGTCGCCGTACGAATGGAAGGCGTTCGGCGTCGCCCCGAACGATCTGAAGCAGAAGCTGTTCGGCCTGATCGACCGAGAAATCGGATATGCGAAGGAAGGCAGGCCGGCCCATATCATCGCCAAAATGAACAGTCTGTCGAACCAGGAAATGATCGACAAGCTGTACGAAGCGTCGCAGGCCGGCGTCAGGATCGAGCTGATCGTCCGCGGCGTTTGCTGCCTGAGGCCGGGCGTCCCGGGCTTAAGCGAGCATATCCGCGTCATCAGCATCGTCGACCGGTTTCTGGAGCATTCTCGGATTATTTATTTTCGGGGCGGCGGCGCAGAGGACGTGTATTTGTCGAGCGCGGATTGGATGACGAGAAACCTGACCCGCCGGATCGAGCTGATGTGCCCCGTATTCGACGCGGGCTTGCGGGGGATGCTCGTAGGCATTTTGCGGCTGAACCTGAGCGACAACCGGAAGGCCCGGGAGCTGCAGCCGGGCGGCAATTACGAGCGGGTGCAGGACGAAACGGCGCCGCCGATCCGCAGCCAGTTCGAGGCGCAGCGGATCGAAAGCTGGAAGGGCTAA
- the citZ gene encoding citrate synthase, with translation MTATKGLEGIVATTSSISSIVDGVLTYRGYDIDDLAANASFEEVAYLLWYGKLPTKSELDGLLKQLGEYAPIPAQVIEQIKLFPKNTNSMAALRTAVSSLALYDESANDMTPEANLRKAVKLQAQLPTIVAAFARIRKGLEPVAPKAGVSVAYNFLYMLTGQEPDQVAVKALDQALVLHADHELNASTFAARVTVATLSDIYSGVTSAIAALKGPLHGGANEAVMVMLEEIGSSANVEPYINAKLAAREKIMGFGHRVYKNGDPRAKHLQKMSRELGKLTGNMELYEMSVKIEEIVTGQKGLKPNVDFYSASVYTTLNIERDLFTPIFAISRVSGWTAHILEQYENNRLIRPRAEYTGAVSQKVVPIDQRS, from the coding sequence ATGACGGCTACCAAAGGTCTGGAAGGAATCGTCGCTACCACGTCCTCGATCAGCTCCATCGTCGACGGCGTGCTGACATACCGCGGTTACGATATTGACGATCTTGCGGCAAACGCTTCTTTCGAAGAAGTCGCATACCTGCTCTGGTACGGAAAACTCCCGACAAAATCCGAGCTGGACGGTCTGCTCAAGCAGCTGGGTGAATATGCTCCGATTCCCGCGCAGGTGATCGAGCAAATCAAGCTTTTTCCGAAAAACACCAACTCCATGGCGGCGCTGCGTACGGCCGTATCGAGCCTTGCGCTGTACGACGAGTCCGCAAACGATATGACTCCCGAAGCGAATCTCCGCAAGGCGGTCAAGCTGCAGGCGCAGCTGCCGACGATCGTTGCGGCGTTCGCCCGCATTCGCAAAGGCCTGGAGCCGGTAGCTCCGAAGGCCGGCGTATCCGTGGCTTACAACTTCCTGTACATGCTGACCGGACAAGAACCCGACCAGGTGGCGGTCAAAGCCCTTGACCAAGCGCTTGTTCTGCATGCCGACCATGAGCTGAACGCTTCGACGTTCGCCGCGCGCGTAACGGTCGCGACGCTGTCCGATATCTATTCCGGCGTGACGAGCGCAATCGCCGCTCTCAAAGGGCCGCTGCACGGCGGCGCGAACGAGGCCGTGATGGTCATGCTTGAAGAGATCGGTTCGTCCGCCAACGTCGAGCCTTATATCAACGCAAAGCTCGCGGCCAGAGAGAAAATCATGGGCTTTGGCCACCGCGTATACAAGAACGGCGACCCTCGCGCGAAGCATCTTCAGAAAATGTCGCGCGAGCTCGGCAAGCTGACCGGCAACATGGAGCTGTACGAAATGTCGGTCAAGATCGAAGAAATCGTGACCGGCCAGAAAGGGCTCAAGCCGAACGTCGATTTCTATTCGGCTTCCGTCTATACGACGCTTAACATCGAGCGCGACCTATTTACGCCGATCTTCGCCATCAGCCGCGTATCGGGATGGACGGCGCACATTCTCGAGCAGTACGAGAACAACCGCCTGATCCGCCCCCGCGCCGAATACACCGGTGCTGTCAGCCAGAAGGTCGTCCCGATCGACCAGCGCAGTTAA
- the mdh gene encoding malate dehydrogenase: protein MAIKRNKITVVGAGFTGATTALMLAQKELGDVVLVDIPQLENPTKGKALDMMESTPVQGVDAKITGTSDYAATKDSDVVIITAGIARKPGMSRDDLVNTNAGIVKSVCENVKATSPDAYVIVLSNPVDAMTYVAYTTLGFPKNRVIGQSGVLDTARYCTFIAEELNVSVEDVRGFVLGGHGDDMVPLVRYSNVGGIPIEKLIPADRIEAIVQRTRVGGGEIVGLLGNGSAYYAPAASLVQMTEAILKDKKRILPVIALLEGEYGYDNLFMGVPAILGGDGIEKVFELELTDSEKAALEKSAQSVRSVIAVVSA from the coding sequence ATGGCTATCAAACGGAACAAGATTACGGTTGTCGGTGCCGGTTTTACCGGCGCGACGACGGCGCTAATGCTGGCGCAGAAGGAGCTCGGCGACGTCGTGCTCGTCGATATCCCGCAGCTTGAAAACCCGACGAAGGGCAAGGCGCTCGACATGATGGAATCGACGCCGGTCCAAGGCGTCGATGCGAAAATTACCGGCACCTCCGATTACGCCGCAACGAAGGATTCCGACGTCGTGATCATAACGGCCGGCATCGCCCGCAAACCGGGCATGAGCCGCGACGATCTCGTCAACACGAACGCCGGCATCGTCAAGTCGGTGTGCGAAAATGTAAAGGCGACGAGCCCGGACGCGTATGTAATCGTCTTGTCCAACCCGGTCGACGCGATGACCTATGTCGCCTATACGACGCTCGGCTTTCCGAAAAACCGCGTCATCGGCCAGTCCGGCGTGCTCGATACGGCCCGCTACTGCACGTTTATCGCCGAAGAGCTCAATGTTTCGGTGGAAGACGTGCGCGGCTTCGTGCTCGGCGGACACGGCGACGACATGGTGCCGCTCGTCCGGTACTCGAACGTCGGCGGCATTCCGATCGAGAAGCTCATTCCGGCTGACCGGATCGAAGCGATCGTGCAGCGCACGCGCGTCGGCGGCGGCGAAATCGTGGGTCTGCTTGGCAACGGCAGCGCCTATTACGCGCCGGCCGCTTCGCTTGTGCAGATGACGGAAGCGATTTTGAAGGACAAGAAGCGGATTCTTCCGGTCATCGCGCTGCTGGAGGGTGAATACGGCTACGATAATCTATTCATGGGTGTGCCGGCGATTCTCGGCGGCGACGGCATCGAGAAGGTGTTCGAGCTTGAGCTGACGGACAGCGAGAAAGCGGCGCTCGAAAAATCGGCGCAATCGGTGCGCAGCGTCATTGCGGTCGTTTCCGCGTAA
- a CDS encoding Ppx/GppA phosphatase family protein, with the protein MTEQRIGIIDIGSNSIRLVIYERTAAGAHRVIDGSKRSARLSEQIDEKGRLPETAIDELVDMLSHFRLICAHHRAGHIRAIATAAIRNAVNRKHVLSRVEAETGLAVELLSGEEEAGYGFLGMINTMDVTDGFLIDIGGGSTELSLFKDRTLVRSVSFPFGCVSLTRRFAAGGGFGDEQLRALVQHVEREAQREPWLSRSPGLPLIGVGGTVRALGKIHQAHVKYPFDSFHNYEVASEDADELYETIRRMPIGSRRKMPGLSKDRLDIIVPGLAILRTLFSAVRASRYVICGSGLRDGLFYATRFPDRPILDDVLAYSVGNLAALHPEAPRHHVAQVNRTAIQLFEALQDAFPFPERAKTWLDTASTLFRIGASIDYYDYRKHTFYLMVNSHLNGLSHRETLLVAAIASYKNKSRVRQIAAAYKPMLSDADAELICRLGLLLQLAVALDRSETQAIGRLTVRTDGGRLQLRAVRAEGTLAVERKEVESMAADFKKTWGMLPALLPPDYL; encoded by the coding sequence ATGACAGAACAACGCATCGGCATTATCGATATCGGCTCCAATTCGATCCGCCTGGTCATCTATGAACGGACCGCCGCCGGCGCCCACCGCGTCATCGACGGGAGCAAACGGTCCGCCCGCTTGAGCGAGCAGATCGACGAAAAAGGACGGCTGCCGGAAACCGCGATCGACGAGCTTGTCGATATGCTCAGCCACTTCCGGCTCATCTGCGCGCATCACCGGGCCGGTCATATCCGCGCGATCGCCACGGCGGCGATTCGTAACGCCGTCAACCGGAAACATGTGCTGAGCCGTGTCGAAGCCGAGACCGGCCTCGCCGTGGAGCTGCTTTCCGGCGAAGAAGAAGCCGGGTACGGCTTTCTCGGGATGATCAACACAATGGACGTGACGGACGGCTTCCTGATCGATATCGGGGGCGGCAGCACCGAGCTGTCGCTGTTCAAGGACCGGACGCTTGTCCGGTCCGTCTCGTTCCCTTTCGGCTGCGTCAGCCTGACCCGTCGCTTTGCAGCCGGCGGCGGCTTCGGCGACGAGCAGCTGCGCGCGCTCGTCCAGCACGTCGAGCGGGAGGCGCAGCGCGAGCCGTGGCTCAGCCGGTCGCCGGGACTGCCGCTCATCGGGGTCGGCGGCACGGTCAGGGCGCTTGGCAAAATACATCAGGCGCACGTCAAATATCCGTTCGACAGCTTCCATAACTACGAAGTCGCATCTGAAGACGCGGATGAGCTCTACGAGACGATTCGCCGGATGCCGATCGGAAGCCGCCGCAAAATGCCCGGCCTCTCCAAGGACCGGTTGGACATCATCGTGCCCGGCCTCGCCATCCTGCGTACGCTGTTCTCGGCTGTACGGGCGTCGCGCTATGTCATCTGCGGCTCCGGCCTCAGGGACGGCCTCTTCTACGCGACCCGGTTTCCCGACCGTCCGATACTGGACGACGTGCTGGCTTACAGCGTCGGCAATCTGGCGGCCCTGCACCCGGAAGCGCCGCGTCATCACGTCGCCCAGGTGAACCGCACGGCGATCCAGCTGTTCGAAGCGCTGCAGGACGCGTTTCCTTTTCCCGAGCGGGCCAAAACGTGGCTCGACACCGCCTCCACACTGTTCCGGATCGGAGCTAGCATCGATTATTACGATTACCGCAAGCATACGTTTTACCTGATGGTCAATTCCCACCTGAACGGCCTGTCCCACCGGGAAACGCTGCTGGTCGCCGCTATCGCCTCCTATAAAAACAAAAGCCGCGTCCGCCAGATCGCTGCGGCCTACAAGCCGATGCTGTCGGATGCGGACGCGGAGCTGATCTGCCGATTAGGCTTGCTGCTTCAGCTGGCCGTCGCGCTCGACCGGAGCGAAACGCAGGCGATCGGGCGGCTGACCGTTCGGACGGATGGCGGCAGGCTGCAGCTGCGCGCCGTTCGAGCCGAGGGAACGCTTGCGGTGGAACGCAAGGAGGTCGAATCAATGGCGGCTGATTTCAAGAAAACGTGGGGGATGCTGCCCGCGCTCCTGCCGCCCGATTACCTTTAG
- a CDS encoding FxsA family protein: MLKWLVAAIIVVPALELWGIVQMGRWIGGWATFGLILLTGVAGAQLARLEGRKAWFEVQRQLQSGLPPGRAMLDGLCVLIGGLLLMLPGFFSDILGATLLLPLTRPFYRSVMFRWLEKKMRDGSFTIRRR; the protein is encoded by the coding sequence ATGCTTAAATGGCTCGTGGCGGCTATTATCGTCGTTCCCGCCCTCGAGCTGTGGGGAATCGTGCAGATGGGCCGTTGGATCGGCGGCTGGGCGACATTCGGGTTGATCCTGCTCACCGGTGTTGCCGGCGCCCAGTTGGCCCGGCTGGAAGGGCGCAAGGCGTGGTTCGAGGTGCAGCGCCAGCTGCAATCCGGACTCCCTCCGGGCAGGGCGATGCTCGACGGCTTGTGCGTGCTGATCGGCGGGCTGCTCCTGATGCTGCCGGGCTTTTTCTCGGATATCCTGGGAGCGACGCTGCTGCTTCCGCTGACGCGGCCGTTTTACCGTTCGGTCATGTTCCGCTGGCTGGAGAAGAAAATGCGGGACGGGAGCTTCACCATCCGGCGCCGTTAA
- the ytvI gene encoding sporulation integral membrane protein YtvI: MDPALWKRLGRAVIVLVGIAAVVLAIVFVTPLVYPFIFGWLIAYAIHPVVNFLQRRLKLPRWIGVTLTLLAFVAAVVTIVSALVTRIVVEIIHLSRTLNSTIDWWRDQFQRLVAAPEIQNLIDKVSSFYQNNPNYQNTINARISDTANLIAKTSTDLITYILNGIVGFLSSLPNVATISIVVLLAAFFITKDWYRHRTRMSGWLPDHMRKTISVVWNDLLRALFGYLRSQFIMISITAVVVTIGLLILRVDYAISIGLLIGLVDLLPYLGVGAAMVPWIAYTFIYGDLSLGIGLSVLYGVVLVARSMIEPKVLASSVGLDPLPTLIGMFVGLKLFGVVGLIIGPVSLVILSTIHNANVFRDLYAYIMKGK; this comes from the coding sequence ATGGATCCGGCTCTATGGAAGCGGCTCGGCCGCGCCGTTATCGTTCTTGTCGGAATTGCCGCCGTCGTTCTCGCCATCGTCTTTGTAACGCCGCTTGTCTATCCGTTTATTTTCGGCTGGCTGATCGCTTATGCGATTCATCCCGTCGTCAATTTTTTGCAGCGGCGGCTGAAGCTTCCGAGGTGGATCGGCGTCACGTTAACGCTGCTCGCCTTCGTCGCCGCGGTCGTCACCATCGTCTCGGCGCTCGTCACCCGCATCGTCGTGGAAATCATCCATTTGTCGAGAACGCTCAATTCGACGATCGACTGGTGGCGGGACCAGTTTCAACGGCTTGTCGCCGCTCCGGAAATTCAGAATTTGATCGACAAGGTCAGCTCGTTTTATCAGAACAACCCGAACTACCAGAACACGATCAACGCGCGCATCTCCGACACGGCCAACCTGATCGCCAAGACAAGCACCGACCTGATCACCTATATTTTGAACGGCATTGTCGGCTTTCTGTCTTCGCTGCCGAATGTCGCCACAATCAGTATCGTCGTCCTGCTGGCCGCGTTTTTTATTACGAAGGACTGGTACCGCCACCGGACCCGCATGTCCGGCTGGCTTCCCGATCATATGCGCAAAACGATATCGGTCGTTTGGAACGACCTGCTTCGCGCGCTGTTCGGCTACTTGCGCTCCCAGTTCATCATGATTTCGATCACGGCGGTCGTCGTCACCATCGGCCTGCTTATTCTGCGCGTCGATTACGCAATTTCGATCGGACTGCTGATCGGACTCGTCGACCTGCTGCCTTATCTCGGCGTCGGCGCCGCCATGGTGCCGTGGATCGCATATACGTTCATTTACGGAGACCTGTCGCTTGGCATCGGCTTGTCCGTCTTGTACGGCGTCGTACTCGTCGCACGCTCCATGATCGAACCGAAGGTGCTGGCCAGCAGCGTCGGTCTGGACCCGCTCCCTACGCTTATCGGCATGTTCGTCGGGCTCAAGCTGTTCGGCGTCGTCGGCCTGATTATCGGACCGGTTTCCCTTGTCATTCTGTCCACCATACATAACGCGAACGTTTTTCGGGACTTGTACGCTTATATTATGAAAGGAAAATGA
- the icd gene encoding NADP-dependent isocitrate dehydrogenase: MKLEKFALPTEGDKITIDNGVLQVPNNPIIPFIEGDGTGRDIWKASKRVLDAAVDKAFKGQKKIAWYEVFAGEKAFNSYGEWLPADTLTAIREYIVAIKGPLTTPIGGGIRSLNVALRQELDLYVCLRPVRYFDGVPSPVKRPDLVNMVIFRENTEDIYAGIEYQEGTAEVKKVLEFLQNEMGVKKIRFPETSGIGIKPVSSEGSKRLVRAAIEYAIKHSRKSVTLVHKGNIMKFTEGAFKNWGYEVAEQEFGDKTFTWGQYDRIKEAEGTDAANKAQKEAEAAGKVIVKDAIADIALQQVLTRPTDFDVIATLNLNGDYLSDALAAQVGGIGIAPGANINYLTGHAIFEATHGTAPKYADLDVVNPGSVILSGVMMLEHLGWQEAADLIYKGMATSINNKTVTYDFARLMEGATEVKCSAFADEIIKNM; the protein is encoded by the coding sequence ATGAAACTCGAAAAATTTGCACTTCCGACCGAGGGCGACAAAATTACGATCGACAACGGCGTATTGCAGGTTCCGAACAACCCGATCATTCCGTTCATCGAAGGGGACGGCACAGGCCGCGATATTTGGAAGGCGTCGAAGCGCGTCCTTGACGCAGCCGTGGACAAAGCGTTTAAAGGCCAGAAGAAAATCGCCTGGTACGAAGTGTTTGCCGGCGAGAAAGCGTTCAATTCGTACGGCGAATGGCTGCCGGCCGATACGCTGACGGCGATTCGCGAATATATCGTGGCCATCAAAGGCCCGCTGACGACGCCGATCGGCGGCGGCATTCGTTCCCTGAACGTGGCGCTGCGCCAGGAGCTCGACCTGTACGTTTGTCTGCGTCCCGTACGTTATTTCGACGGCGTTCCTTCGCCGGTGAAGCGTCCCGATCTCGTTAACATGGTCATTTTCCGGGAAAACACGGAAGATATCTATGCAGGCATCGAATATCAGGAAGGCACGGCGGAAGTGAAGAAAGTGCTCGAGTTTCTGCAGAACGAAATGGGCGTAAAGAAGATCCGCTTCCCGGAAACGTCGGGCATCGGGATCAAACCCGTTTCGTCCGAAGGCTCGAAGCGTCTCGTCCGTGCGGCCATCGAATATGCCATTAAGCACAGCCGCAAATCGGTCACGCTTGTCCATAAAGGCAACATCATGAAATTTACCGAGGGCGCGTTCAAAAACTGGGGCTACGAAGTCGCCGAGCAGGAATTCGGCGATAAAACGTTTACCTGGGGCCAATACGACCGCATCAAGGAAGCCGAAGGCACCGACGCGGCGAACAAAGCGCAGAAGGAAGCGGAAGCAGCCGGCAAAGTTATCGTGAAAGATGCGATTGCCGACATCGCCCTGCAGCAAGTTTTGACCCGTCCGACCGACTTCGACGTCATCGCGACGCTGAACCTGAACGGCGACTATTTGTCCGACGCGCTGGCTGCCCAAGTCGGCGGCATCGGCATCGCGCCGGGCGCCAACATCAACTACCTGACGGGCCACGCGATTTTCGAAGCGACGCACGGCACGGCTCCGAAATACGCCGATCTCGACGTCGTCAACCCGGGCTCCGTCATTCTGTCCGGCGTCATGATGCTTGAGCATCTGGGCTGGCAGGAAGCGGCCGACCTGATTTATAAAGGGATGGCAACGTCGATCAACAACAAGACGGTAACGTACGATTTCGCACGTCTCATGGAAGGCGCAACCGAAGTGAAATGCTCTGCGTTTGCGGATGAAATTATTAAAAATATGTAA
- the recQ gene encoding DNA helicase RecQ: MLEQALHMLKQVYGYDRFRKGQEEIIGGLMEGKDTLAILPTGGGKSVCYQIPAMLLPGTTIVVSPLISLMKDQVDTLGRLGVSAAYLNSSLDAAAYREVVRQTVQGAYKLLYVAPERLDGTMFESLTSQLHIPLIAIDEAHCVSQWGHDFRPSYRQLAGWIGRLEKRPPVAAFTATATPEVSSDIAAMLGLRSPNIFVTGFARTNLALTVVTGTDKRKYLREYVRQRPDQSGIVYTATRKEAEEVCADLTKLGVAAGKYHGGLSDTERAEAQERFRFDEIRVMVATNAFGMGIDKPNVRYVVHWQMPGDVESYYQEAGRAGRDGEESECVLLFEPQDVQVQRFLIERSTADPERRAVQLGKLYTMMHYSRTEKCLLQFIVGYFGEADVPTCGKCSSCLDQSEKIDLTEEARKALSCVGRMKGRFGVSMAAKVLKGSREKRLLDFGLDRLTTYGLLRNWAEKDISDWLYWLVAEGYMRISDGEYPTVSLTTEALPVLEGKVTVLRRRSTAVRRRSEGAAAGAENAPLFEALREWRRETAAREHVPPFMLFFDATLKEIADRQPVTTEQLLAIKGVGAAKAAKYGLDVIRIVRSLESGARPEAAADSIGEGAGGRTGSPEAGRAASGSAGSGERRTADAYPEAAALLAETAHLATHAQTLALFRHGLTLPQIAGLRGMSRVTIENHLLRCADEGEEVEWNAFIPGEHEALIVETIRRVGAQRLKPIKDELPEEIDYFAIKAVMAKHRLGSAG; the protein is encoded by the coding sequence ATGCTGGAGCAGGCGCTGCACATGCTGAAGCAGGTGTACGGCTACGACCGGTTTCGCAAAGGCCAGGAGGAGATCATCGGGGGGCTGATGGAAGGGAAGGATACGCTCGCCATTTTGCCGACCGGGGGAGGAAAGTCGGTCTGTTATCAAATTCCGGCGATGCTGCTGCCGGGCACGACGATCGTCGTATCGCCGCTCATTTCGCTCATGAAGGATCAGGTCGACACGCTGGGCCGCCTTGGGGTGTCCGCCGCCTATTTGAACAGCTCGCTCGATGCGGCGGCTTACCGCGAGGTCGTCCGGCAGACGGTGCAAGGCGCATACAAGCTGCTTTATGTTGCGCCCGAGCGGCTGGACGGGACCATGTTCGAATCGCTGACGAGCCAGCTGCATATCCCGCTGATCGCAATTGACGAAGCGCACTGCGTCTCGCAGTGGGGGCACGATTTTCGCCCGAGCTACCGGCAGCTTGCCGGCTGGATCGGCAGGCTTGAGAAGCGGCCGCCGGTCGCGGCTTTTACCGCCACGGCGACCCCGGAGGTGTCGAGCGACATCGCCGCCATGCTCGGGCTGCGCAGCCCGAACATATTCGTCACTGGCTTCGCGCGGACGAATTTGGCGCTGACGGTCGTGACGGGCACGGACAAGCGGAAATATTTGCGCGAATACGTCCGCCAGCGCCCGGACCAGTCCGGCATCGTCTATACCGCCACGCGGAAGGAAGCCGAGGAGGTGTGCGCCGACCTGACGAAGCTTGGCGTAGCGGCCGGCAAATACCACGGCGGGCTGTCCGATACGGAGCGGGCGGAAGCGCAGGAGCGGTTTCGTTTCGACGAGATCCGGGTTATGGTGGCGACCAATGCGTTCGGGATGGGCATCGATAAGCCGAACGTGCGCTATGTCGTCCATTGGCAGATGCCCGGCGACGTGGAATCGTATTACCAGGAAGCGGGACGCGCCGGGCGCGACGGCGAGGAAAGCGAATGCGTCCTCCTGTTCGAGCCGCAGGACGTGCAGGTGCAGCGTTTTCTGATCGAACGGAGCACCGCCGACCCGGAGCGCAGAGCGGTTCAACTTGGCAAATTGTATACGATGATGCATTACAGCCGGACGGAAAAATGCCTGCTGCAATTTATCGTCGGTTATTTCGGCGAAGCCGACGTGCCGACGTGCGGCAAATGCAGCAGCTGTCTCGATCAAAGCGAGAAAATCGACCTGACCGAGGAAGCGCGCAAAGCGCTGTCCTGCGTCGGGCGGATGAAAGGGCGCTTCGGCGTCTCGATGGCGGCGAAGGTGCTGAAGGGCTCGAGAGAGAAACGGCTGCTCGATTTCGGGCTCGACCGGCTTACGACGTACGGGCTGCTCCGAAATTGGGCGGAAAAGGACATCTCGGACTGGCTGTACTGGCTCGTGGCGGAAGGCTATATGCGAATCAGCGACGGCGAATATCCGACCGTCTCGCTGACTACGGAGGCCCTTCCGGTACTGGAAGGGAAGGTCACCGTTCTTCGCCGCCGCAGCACCGCCGTCCGGCGGCGCAGCGAAGGAGCCGCCGCCGGCGCGGAGAACGCGCCGCTATTCGAAGCGCTGCGGGAGTGGCGCAGAGAGACGGCCGCACGCGAGCACGTGCCGCCGTTCATGCTGTTTTTCGACGCGACGCTGAAGGAAATTGCCGACCGGCAGCCGGTCACGACCGAGCAGCTGCTGGCGATTAAAGGCGTCGGCGCAGCCAAAGCGGCGAAATACGGGCTGGACGTGATCCGCATCGTCCGGAGTCTGGAATCGGGAGCGCGTCCGGAGGCGGCTGCGGATTCCATAGGTGAAGGGGCCGGCGGCCGTACCGGAAGTCCGGAGGCCGGCCGCGCTGCGTCTGGTTCCGCCGGCAGCGGAGAGCGCCGGACGGCCGATGCCTATCCGGAGGCGGCTGCGCTGCTTGCCGAGACGGCCCATCTGGCCACTCATGCGCAGACGCTGGCCCTGTTCCGGCACGGTCTTACGCTCCCGCAAATCGCCGGGCTGCGCGGGATGAGCCGGGTCACGATCGAAAATCATTTGCTTCGCTGCGCGGACGAAGGCGAAGAGGTGGAGTGGAACGCTTTTATTCCCGGGGAGCATGAAGCGCTTATTGTCGAGACGATCCGGCGGGTCGGCGCGCAGCGGCTGAAGCCGATCAAGGACGAGCTGCCGGAAGAGATCGATTATTTCGCGATCAAAGCGGTCATGGCGAAGCACCGGCTTGGAAGCGCCGGGTGA